Within Schumannella luteola, the genomic segment GCTGCGCAAGGCACTGCCCGAGCGCTTCGCCCCGCTGTCGAAGCCGTACCGTCTGCCCGAGCCGGTCGAGCTGGATGCGCAGCGTCTGCTCGGCTTCCTCGAACGCGGCGCCCACAAGGTCGCCCTCGGCGCCTATCGGGGGCCCCTGCTGCCGCGCTCCACCGCGCCCGGCATCGTCGAGATCCGCACCGAGCTCGCGGCCGTGCTGCGCGAGACGCTGATGTCCGACGCCGCCGTCGACACTCTGCTCGACTACGCCCGCACCGACGACGCCGCCTGGGACGTCGAGGTGTGGCAGCAGGTGCTGCGGATGCTGCCGGCCCGGTCACCGAAGCGCGCCGGCGTGGTCACGCGCATCGAGCGCATCCAGGCCGAGCTCGGCTGACCGGCGCCCGGAGATCCGCGCCGGTCTGCGCGATGCGGCGCCGCCGTCGCCACCCGCGCAACTCTCTGCAACCTCCGCCGTCCTACCGTGGGCGCACCGGGCCACCCCGCCCGCACCCGACGATGGAGTTGGAGACAGAGATGACCGTCTACGCCGCACCCGGCACGCCCGACGCGAAGGTGACCTTCAAGCCGCGCTACGAGCACTGGATCGGAGGTGAGTGGGTCAAGCCCGTCAAGGGCCAGTACTTCGAGGACATCTCGCCGGTCAACGGCAAGCCCTTCGCCGAGGTCGCCCGCGGAACCGCCGAGGACATCGACGCCGCCCTCGACGCGGCGCACAAGGCCGCCCCGGCCTGGGGCACGACCTCCACCACCGAGCGCGCCGCCGTGCTCAACAGGATCGCCGACGTCATCGAGGCGAATCTCGAGCTGCTCGCCGTCGCGGAGACCTGGGACAACGGCAAGCCGATCCGCGAGCCGCTCAACGCCGACCTCCCGCTGGCCGCCGACCACTTCCGCTACTTCGCCTCCGTCATCCGCGCGCAGGTCGACGAGTCGACCCCTCTCGACGGCGACACGGTCGCGTATCACTACAAGGAGCCGCTGGGCGTCGTCGGGCAGATCATCCCGTGGAACTTCCCGATCCTCATGGCCGTGTGGAAGCTCGCCCCCGCACTGGCGGCCGGCAACGCGATCGTGCTCAAGCCGGCCGAGCAGACGCCCGTCTCGATCCTCGTGCTCGTCGAGCTGATCGGCGACATCCTGCCCCCGGGCGTGCTCAACGTCGTCAACGGCTTCGGCGCCGAAGCCGGCAAGCCCCTCGCGTCGAGCCCGCGCATCCGCAAGATCGCCTTCACCGGCGAGACGACCACCGGCCGGCTGATCCTGCAGTACGCCTCGGCCAACATCATCCCGGCGACGCTCGAGCTGGGCGGCAAGAGCCCCAACATCTTCTTCGAGGATGTCGCGGCGCACAACGACAGCTACTACGACAAGGCGCAGGAGGGCTTCGTGCTCTTCGCCTTCAACCAGGGCGAGGTCTGCACCTGCCCGAGCCGCGCGCTGCTGCACAAGCCGATCTACGACAGCTTCCTCGGCGACGCGATCGAGCGGACGAAGCTCGCCAAGCAGGGCAACCCCCTCGACACCGACACGCAGGTCGGCGCGCAGGCGTCGAACGACCAGCTGGAGAAGATCCTCAGCTACATCGACATCGGCAAGCAGGAGGGCGCGAAGCTCGCGCTCGGCGGCGAGCGGGTCGACCTCGGCGGCGACCTGACCGACGGCTACTACGTGCAGCCGACGATCTTCGAGGGCCACAACAAGATGCGCCTCTTCCAGGAGGAGATCTTCGGACCCGTCGTCGCCGTGACGAGCTTCGACGACTACGACGACGCCATCTCGATCGCCAACGACACGCTCTACGGTCTCGGCGCCGGCGTGTGGTCGCGCAACGGCAACGTCGCCTACCGCGCCGGGCGCGACATCCAGGCCGGCCGTGTCTGGGTGAACAACTACCACGCGTACCCGGCCGGGGCGGCGTTCGGCGGCTACAAGAGCTCGGGCATCGGCCGCGAGAACAACGCGCTGGCTCTCGACCACTACCAGCAGACGAAGAACCTCCTGGTCTCGTACAGCGAGAACAAGCTCGGCTTCTTCTGAGCTCATCCCTGAGCCGGGGCGCGCTCGAGACCGACGTCCCCCGGCTCGGCCCCCACCGCGGTGACGGCCGCTCCCTCGCGCCGGTCACCGGGTCGGATGCGCGCCTGTCGGGTGGCGCGCATCCGACCGTCTCAGCTCGGCGGGCGGCGGGATGCCTGGATCCCCGTCGTCCGCCGAAGCACGCGCGTACCCTGTGCCCAGGAGGCCACCATGCCCGCACTTCTCGATTCCACCGTCGCGATCGAAGGAGAGACCGTCTCCCGCGTCGCGCTCACCGACACCTCCGTCGAGCTGCTGCGTCGGCTCTGGGAGATCCACGGTCCGCTGATGTTCCACCAGTCGGGCGGATGCTGCGACGGCAGCTCGCCGATGTGCTTCCCGGCCGGCGACTTCATGACCGGGCCCGCCGACGTGCTGCTCGGCGTCTTCGACATCGCGCCCGACGGCGGGGAGCCGCAGACGATCGAGTTCTGGATGTCGCAGGAGCAGTTCGCCTACTGGAGCCACACCCATCTCACGGTCGACGTCGTGAAGGGGCGCGGCTCGGGGTTCTCGGTCGAGGCGCCCGAGGGCGTTCGCTTCCTGCTGCGCTCACGGCTGATGGACAGCGCGGAGCCGTTCGCCTGAGCTGAGGGCTCGGCGCGATCGCCGGAATCGCCTGCGCGGCGCCCACACCACGCCCGCGCTCGCGTCGATGCGGGGAGTGTCGCCGGTGCGCGGCAGAATCGAGTCGTGCCCGTCGTGCTGGATCGCGAAGGCGACCGGGTGGTCGTCCGCGATCTCGACGATGCCGGGTCGGAGACCGCGCGCACGGATGTCGTCGTCGACGACTTCCCGGCCTACGCCGCCGAGCGCGAGGCGGCCGAGCATCCGCGCTGGATCTGGTCGGACACGACCGAGTGGTATCCGCGTCTGCTGCTCGCCGGCGTGCGCCTCGAACGCGCCGCCGACCTCCGTCTCTGCCGGCGGATCCTGCGCGGCGCCGCGGCGACCGCGGGGACGCCGCTCACGACGCGTCCACGCGACGGCTGGGATGCCGCGCCGTCAGCGCCGGTGCACGACGTCGGGGCGGCGCTGTTCGACCTGACGGAGCGCGTCGAACGGGATTCCGCGCTCGAGGAGCACCTGCGGCAGGCGGAGGCGGTCGCCCTCAGCAGCGAGCCGGGCGTGCTCGCGCTGCTGCTCGCGGCGGAGAGCGTCGGCGCGCTCACCGCCGCCGAGATGTCGCACGCGGGCCTGCCGTGGAGCGCGGCTCGCCACGACGAGATCCTGACCGAGCTGCTGGGTGCGCGGCCCGTGGCCGGCCGTCCCGCTCGCATGGAGGCCCTCGTCGTGCGCCTGCGTCAGCTGCTCGACGCGCCCGACCTCGATCCCGATTCCCCGGAGCGTCTGCTGCGGGCGCTGCAGAACGCGGGGCTGCCCGCACGCTCGACGCGCTCCTGGGAGCTGAAGGAGCTCCAGCATCCGGTCATCGCCCCGCTGCTGGAGTACAAGAAGCTCGCGCGGGTTCTCACCGCCAACGGCTGGAACTGGGTCGACAGCTGGGTGCACGACGGGCGCTTCCGTCCGGTGTACGTGGTCGGCGGCGTCGTGACAGGACGCTGGGCCTCCGACGGCGGGGGAGCGCTGCAGCTGCCCCATCAGGTGCGTGGAGCCGTCGTCGCCGACCCGGGCTGGAAGCTCGTGGTCGCCGACGCCGCCCAGCTCGAGCCGCGCGTGCTCGCGGCGATGTCCGGCGATGCCGCGATGGCCCGCGCGGGTCGCGCCCACGACCTCTACGAGGGCATCGTGCAGAGCGGCGCCGTCGCCGACCGCAACGAGGCCAAGTACGGCATGCTCGGCGCGATCTACGGCGGCACGACCGGAGTGAGCGGCCGCGTGCTGCCGCGGATGCGCCGCGCCTTCCCCGACGCGATGCACCTCGTCGAGGAGGCGGCACGGGCCGGAGAGCGCGGCGAGCGGGTGCGCACCTGGCTGGGCCGCACCTCGCCGTCCCGCGGCGGCGAGGGCTACGACGAGACCCTGAGCCCCGAGGCCCGCGACCGCGCGCGCTCCGATGCCCGCTCCTGGGGCCGCTTCACCCGCAACTTCGTCGTGCAGGGCACCGCCGCCGAATGGGCGATGTGCTGGATGGGGTCGCTGCGTCGTCGGCTCTGGGATCTCGGCGAGGGCGAGCCCGGTGCCGCACGGCATCCCTTCGCGCGCCGACCTCACCTGGCGTTCTTCCTGCATGACGAGGTCATGGTGCACACGCCGGCCGAGTTCGCCGACCAGGTCGAGCACGAGGTGCGCGCCGCCGCAGCCGACGCCGGGCGCATGCTGTTTCCCTCCGCGCCGGTGGAGTTCGCCCTCACCGTGGCGCAGGTCGACAGCTACGACCGCGCGAAGTAGCGCTGACGCCGACAGCCCCGGTGCGCCGATGCGGCGGGCCGGGGCTGTCGGACTGCAGGATGCGGCGGTGGCCTCAGCCGAGCGACTTGGCGGCGGCGGCGAGTCCCTTGCTGAGCGCGCGCAGTGCGGCGGCCACCTCGGGACGCTCGCTCGACGCGGTGTCGGTCGAGGTCGACGACGCCGTGGGGCCCGTCTCAGCGACCGGAGTCTCAGCAGCGGGCGCCTCGGTGGTCGCCGGCGTCGACGTGGTCGCCGGCACGCTCGGACGGGCGGGCGCCGCGTTCGTCACGGGCGCGGCCGGAGCAGGCGCCGGCGGGGTGACGACGACGGGCGCGGAGACGGTCACCGTCACGTCGACCGGGTCGGAGGCGGAGGCGCCGTCGCTCACCAGGAAGGCGAAGTGGTCGCTGCCCGAGAAGCCGGCCTGCGGCGTGTAGGTGGCTGTGCTGCCGGAGATGCTCACCTGGCCATAGCTGGCGAACAGGGAGAGCCGGTACTGCAGGGCCGCGCCGGTCGGGCTGGTTCCGCGCAGCGGGATGCTGGTGCTCGTGCCGGCGGCCGTCGAGGCCGAGCTGGGCAGAGCGACGGGCGTCGAGGCGTCGGCGGTCGAGGCGAGTGCCGGACCGGCGATCGCGAGAGCGGCGCCGAGGACGAGGGCGCCCGGAAGGGCGCGCAGGCGGGGACGGAGGAAAGCGGCCATCGGGGGAGACCATTCGGGTAGGCGCAGCAGGGGGACTGCGAGGGGTGGCGTCGATGCGGGGACATGTCGGCCGTTTGGGGGACAGCTCATAGTAGAGCGATCCGCGGGTACGGCGCTAGAGCCACGCGGGGCGGGATCCCGGGCGCCGCTCCACAGGGCGCGCCCGCTCAGCGGCACCACGACGCGACCGCGGATGGCCCGCTCGCCGTCATCCGGATCGCCGAATCACCTGCTTGTCATCCCGCACTCTGGTCAGGCATAATCGCGCTAGCGGACACGCTGTTCTCTGCTCACAGGTCGATGGGGAAGTCGCACCTGACGATCGGAGAAGAAAGTGGTCGCAACACCGTCGCGCGGAGTGGTCTACGTCCACTCCGCTCCTCGCGCGCTCTGCCCCCATGTCGAATGGGCGGCCGGTCGCGCTCTCGGGCATGCCGTCACCGTCGAGTGGCGTGAGCAGCCCGTTCTCCGTGGCGCCCAGCGCGCCGAGTTCTCCTGGCAGGGCCCGCGTGGCACCGGCGCCGTCATCGCCTCGGCCCTGCGCGGCTGGGAGCACCTCCGCTACGAGGTGACCGAGGATGCCGGTCTCGGCGGCGACGGCGGGCGCTGGATGCACACGCCCGACCTCGGCGTGTTCTATGCGCAGACCGACACCGCCGGCAACATGGTCATCTCCGAAGACCGTCTGCGCTCGGCGATGGAGACCGCCGGCTCCAATGCGCTCGAGCTGCACCGCGAGCTGCGGCTGGCCCTCGGCCAGGCCTGGGACGACGAGCTCGAGCCCTTCCGCACCGCATCCGACGACTCCTCGGTCGTCTGGCTGCACAAGGTGGGCTGACGCGTGAGCCGCATCCTCTCCCGTCTGCGTCGGCGACGCAGCACCGTCGGCCGCGTCTGGCTCGCTCGACGCGAGCAGCACCGCGCCGAGTTCGGACGGTCGCGCGTGGGCGTCTGATCCCGCATCCTCAGGTTCCTCGG encodes:
- a CDS encoding DUF3145 domain-containing protein, with protein sequence MVYVHSAPRALCPHVEWAAGRALGHAVTVEWREQPVLRGAQRAEFSWQGPRGTGAVIASALRGWEHLRYEVTEDAGLGGDGGRWMHTPDLGVFYAQTDTAGNMVISEDRLRSAMETAGSNALELHRELRLALGQAWDDELEPFRTASDDSSVVWLHKVG
- a CDS encoding Ig-like domain-containing protein, which encodes MAAFLRPRLRALPGALVLGAALAIAGPALASTADASTPVALPSSASTAAGTSTSIPLRGTSPTGAALQYRLSLFASYGQVSISGSTATYTPQAGFSGSDHFAFLVSDGASASDPVDVTVTVSAPVVVTPPAPAPAAPVTNAAPARPSVPATTSTPATTEAPAAETPVAETGPTASSTSTDTASSERPEVAAALRALSKGLAAAAKSLG
- the exaC gene encoding acetaldehyde dehydrogenase ExaC, whose protein sequence is MTVYAAPGTPDAKVTFKPRYEHWIGGEWVKPVKGQYFEDISPVNGKPFAEVARGTAEDIDAALDAAHKAAPAWGTTSTTERAAVLNRIADVIEANLELLAVAETWDNGKPIREPLNADLPLAADHFRYFASVIRAQVDESTPLDGDTVAYHYKEPLGVVGQIIPWNFPILMAVWKLAPALAAGNAIVLKPAEQTPVSILVLVELIGDILPPGVLNVVNGFGAEAGKPLASSPRIRKIAFTGETTTGRLILQYASANIIPATLELGGKSPNIFFEDVAAHNDSYYDKAQEGFVLFAFNQGEVCTCPSRALLHKPIYDSFLGDAIERTKLAKQGNPLDTDTQVGAQASNDQLEKILSYIDIGKQEGAKLALGGERVDLGGDLTDGYYVQPTIFEGHNKMRLFQEEIFGPVVAVTSFDDYDDAISIANDTLYGLGAGVWSRNGNVAYRAGRDIQAGRVWVNNYHAYPAGAAFGGYKSSGIGRENNALALDHYQQTKNLLVSYSENKLGFF
- a CDS encoding bifunctional 3'-5' exonuclease/DNA polymerase, whose protein sequence is MPVVLDREGDRVVVRDLDDAGSETARTDVVVDDFPAYAAEREAAEHPRWIWSDTTEWYPRLLLAGVRLERAADLRLCRRILRGAAATAGTPLTTRPRDGWDAAPSAPVHDVGAALFDLTERVERDSALEEHLRQAEAVALSSEPGVLALLLAAESVGALTAAEMSHAGLPWSAARHDEILTELLGARPVAGRPARMEALVVRLRQLLDAPDLDPDSPERLLRALQNAGLPARSTRSWELKELQHPVIAPLLEYKKLARVLTANGWNWVDSWVHDGRFRPVYVVGGVVTGRWASDGGGALQLPHQVRGAVVADPGWKLVVADAAQLEPRVLAAMSGDAAMARAGRAHDLYEGIVQSGAVADRNEAKYGMLGAIYGGTTGVSGRVLPRMRRAFPDAMHLVEEAARAGERGERVRTWLGRTSPSRGGEGYDETLSPEARDRARSDARSWGRFTRNFVVQGTAAEWAMCWMGSLRRRLWDLGEGEPGAARHPFARRPHLAFFLHDEVMVHTPAEFADQVEHEVRAAAADAGRMLFPSAPVEFALTVAQVDSYDRAK
- a CDS encoding DUF779 domain-containing protein, which encodes MPALLDSTVAIEGETVSRVALTDTSVELLRRLWEIHGPLMFHQSGGCCDGSSPMCFPAGDFMTGPADVLLGVFDIAPDGGEPQTIEFWMSQEQFAYWSHTHLTVDVVKGRGSGFSVEAPEGVRFLLRSRLMDSAEPFA